Within the Blastocatellia bacterium genome, the region AGGAGCGGGCGAGGTGGGCCGGCGCTGTGACACTTTTTTCGACTGTCACAGGCGGGCGCAAGCCGGAAGGAGGCGCTTCAGGAGGCAGGCCCGGCGACGAAGGTTTTCAAGCGCCGCAGCTCATCAAGCGAGGCATCTGCAATAATGCGAAAGACGCGGGCGCGGCAGCCGGCGGGCAGTTGCCGGGCCGTCAGCGCATCGCAAATGACCAGGGCGCTTGCGGCAAGTCCGCGCGGCCAGCCGCGCCGCCGCGCGTCACGCAAGTCGAGCGCGTCGGCATCAACCCCAGCCGCCACCAACATCGTGTGCGCCCACTTCAAAAACTCCGGCCAGCGCGACACCACAGAGACTAGCGCATCGTCAGCCGGGCGCGCCTGTCCGGCCATAGACTGTGGCACAGAGCGCAGCTTCAGCACCGTCAGCGGCGTGTTCGGCGGCAACTGCCGGCGCGCCTCTTCCGCATGCGCAAACATCACGACGACCGCCGCGCCCGCCAGCCGTCGCGCGCAGTCATCGAGCCCGGCACCCAGCGTGCGAAAGCCCGTGGCCTCTTCGATCTCGGCCACCAGAATGCGGCAGAGTTCGGCGTCCGGCTCGATGACCAGAAAATGATCCGGCGGCTGCGCCTCGAAGAAACCACGGACGCCGGCTTGAATGTCG harbors:
- a CDS encoding GntR family transcriptional regulator, yielding MPLREQLATQILLGIVSFDLKPGQRLPSTRELAQRFQIHANTVSAAYRDLAARGWVEFRKGSGIYVRGPVAEQPPGERLELEQIIATLFQIARDRGYTLADIQAGVRGFFEAQPPDHFLVIEPDAELCRILVAEIEEATGFRTLGAGLDDCARRLAGAAVVVMFAHAEEARRQLPPNTPLTVLKLRSVPQSMAGQARPADDALVSVVSRWPEFLKWAHTMLVAAGVDADALDLRDARRRGWPRGLAASALVICDALTARQLPAGCRARVFRIIADASLDELRRLKTFVAGPAS